Proteins encoded together in one Cicer arietinum cultivar CDC Frontier isolate Library 1 chromosome 4, Cicar.CDCFrontier_v2.0, whole genome shotgun sequence window:
- the LOC101495338 gene encoding inactive protein kinase SELMODRAFT_444075-like: MLRGEIGVSRSARHNATAVTVSNKVLVAVKAEKVISNTALAWALTHIVHSSDSITLLAVYSTEKTGRRFWNFSRFTGDCTNGRAGKLPEQISDISDSCSQMVLQLHNHIEVRVKIKVVTGTPSGAVAAEARWSGSHWVILDKKLKQEVKHCMDELNCSIVVMNGSQPKVLRLNLGPSNELQTPFFSASSSPGIEIGKLKGRRLKHSTPVGSPEEAGSSVTRDIGLDSMSSSDSMASPFLIYKQNPLYEGHGPHKRTNKPISEPKNFNVQPPLYFNLERDNRPPSRKLPTSSMASNNNTLFCIPGKHINNEKLQRDENRIIQRAKSPNSKTLLENFIHCDQMGTNDVGFNKSESRSYLTRSGIRDSPIPLGRNSSIPPPLCSQCQNIAPVFGNPPRRFSYKEIEEATDMFSDLNFLAEGGFGVVHKGILKDGQVVAVKQLKFSGSQADLDFCREVRVLSCAQHRNVVLLIGFCTEGNVRILVYEYICNGSLDLCLHGNEKIPLDWNSRLKIAIGVARGLRYLHEDCRVGCIVHRDLRPKNILLTHDFETLVADFGLARWQSEWNINTEDRVMGTSGYIAPEYLDTGILTYKVDVYAFGIVLLELITGKRISQLEQFNGHSYLSEWFHPLHMLDPNHIFQKVGSLNPCLDSESSLEFNLQFQAMAQAASFCLRLDPDSRPPMSKILRVLEGGSPVRPLGLDINSVGNISGHLSGLTLHTPPKGTISHSRTLSH; encoded by the exons ATGCTAAGAGGCGAAATCGGAGTTTCGAGAAGCGCGAGGCACAACGCCACCGCTGTAACGGTTTCGAATAAGGTTCTTGTGGCCGTTAAAGCGGAGAAAGTGATCTCCAACACCGCATTAGCATGGGCGCTCACTCACATCGTTCATTCCAGCGACTCAATTACGCTTCTCGCCGTTTATTCCACCGAAAAAACCG GTAGAAGATTCTGGAACTTTTCGAGATTCACCGGTGACTGTACGAATGGACGCGCGGGAAAGTTACCGGAGCAGATTTCTGATATCTCCGACTCTTGCTCTCAGATGGTGCTTCAGTTGCACAATCACATTGAG GTTAGGGTAAAGATTAAGGTTGTCACGGGAACTCCCAGTGGTGCTGTAGCAGCTGAAGCTAGATGGAGTGGTTCCCATTGGGTCATACTGGAcaa GAAATTAAAGCAAGAGGTAAAACATTGCATGGATGAACTCAACTGTAGCATTGTGGTGATGAATGGCTCACAGCCTAAAGTCCTCAGACTTAATTTAGGACCCTCAAATGAACTCCAAACTCCATTTTTCTCTGCTTCCTCTTCACCAGGTATAGAAATTGGAAAACTAAAAGGCCGCAGATTGAAGCATTCCACCCCAGTCGGTAGCCCTGAAGAAGCAGGTTCGTCTGTTACAAGAGATATTGGACTAGATTCAATGTCAAGTTCAGACTCAATGGCTTCTCCTTTCCTGATCTATAAACAAAACCCTCTGTATGAGGGTCACGGACCACACAAAAgaacaaacaaaccaatcagTGAGCCAAAAAATTTCAATGTCCAGCCACCACTGTACTTTAATTTGGAAAGGGATAACCGACCCCCTTCAAGGAAACTCCCAACATCATCTATGGCAAGTAATAACAACACTTTATTTTGCATCCCTGGGAAACACATTAATAATGAGAAGCTTCAAAGGGATGAAAACAGAATTATTCAAAGAGCTAAATCACCAAATTCTAAAACTTTACTTGAGAATTTTATACACTGTGATCAAATGGGAACAAATGACGTTGGGTTTAATAAATCTGAGAGTAGAAGTTATCTCACCAGGTCAGGCATCAGAGATAGCCCTATTCCTTTGGGAAGAAACTCCTCTATACCTCCTCCCTTGTGCTCACAGTGTCAGAATATAGCACCTGTATTTGGAAATCCTCCTAGACGGTTTTCATACAAAGAGATAGAAGAAGCTACTGACATGTTCtcagatttgaattttttggcTGAAGGTGGATTTGGTGTGGTTCACAAAGGAATACTCAAAGATGGCCAGGTTGTTGCAGtgaaacaattaaaatttagtgGCTCTCAAGCAGATCTTGATTTTTGCAGGGAAGTTCGGGTTTTGAGCTGTGCACAACACAGAAATGTTGTATTGCTTATAGGATTTTGCACAGAGGGCAATGTGAGGATATTAGTCTATGAGTACATATGTAATGGATCCTTGGACCTCTGCTTACATG GCAACGAGAAAATACCTTTGGATTGGAACTCACGATTAAAGATAGCGATTGGAGTTGCCCGAGGCTTACGATACCTCCATGAAGATTGTAGAGTTGGTTGTATAGTGCACAGAGATCTTCGCCCCAAAAATATACTCTTAACACATGACTTTGAAACTCTG GTGGCTGATTTTGGGCTTGCTAGATGGCAATCAGAATGGAATATAAATACAGAAGATCGTGTGATGGGAACTTCAGG GTACATTGCACCGGAGTATCTTGATACTGGAATTCTTACGTATAAAGTAGATGTATATGCATTTGGAATTGTTTTATTAGAGTTAATAACCGGTAAAAGAATTAGTCAGTTAGAACAGTTCAATGGACACTCATATCTTTCTGAATGGTTTCACCCCCTACACATGTTGGACCCCAATCATATCTTTCAAAAGGTTGGATCTCTCAATCCATGTTTGGATTCTGAGTCGTCACTAGAATTTAATCTTCAATTCCAAGCTATGGCACAAGCTGCTTCATTCTGTCTGCGTTTGGATCCTGATTCCAGACCCCCAATGTCAAAG ATTCTTAGAGTCCTTGAAGGGGGCAGTCCAGTTCGTCCTTTGGGTTTAGATATCAATTCAGTTGGTAACATAAGCGGTCATTTAAGTGGTTTGACTTTGCATACTCCTCCTAAAGGTACAATAAGTCATTCTCGTACGTTATCACATTGA